A genomic segment from Nicotiana tabacum cultivar K326 chromosome 9, ASM71507v2, whole genome shotgun sequence encodes:
- the LOC142164011 gene encoding uncharacterized protein LOC142164011, translating into MLKKIQVNIPLIDALKEMHGYAKMMKDLMSRKFYFQDLATVILTQIFSVVMTRPIAEKLSYPGSFTIPCTIGNYAFAKAICDLGASINLMPLTIYKRLGIGRARPTSTLLQLADRTVKRPYGILDDVFVQVGKFVFPADFVILDCRDDKEIPIILGRPFLATGIALIDCETGELKMRLNDEEITFNV; encoded by the coding sequence atgttgaAGAAAATTCAGGTAAACATCCCATTGATTGATGCCTTAAAGGAAATGCatggttatgcaaaaatgatgaaggacttgatgtctcgtAAGTTCTACTTTCAAGACTTGGCCACAGTTATACTAACTCAGATATTTAGTGTTGTTATGACAAGACCCATAGCTGAGAAGTTATCTTatccagggagtttcacaatcccatgcacaATAGGTAACTATGCGTTTGCTAAGGCAAtctgtgatttgggggcaagcataaacttgatgcccttgacTATATAtaaaaggttaggcattggaagagctagacccacatCTACGTTGTTACAGTTGGCCGATCGGACAGTGAAGAGGCCCTATGGTATACTTGATGATGTATTTGTACAGGTGGGGAAGTTTGTTTTCCCAGCAGATTTTGTCATTTTAGACTGCCGGGATGACaaggagattcccataattttgggaaggccattcttggccactgggaTAGCCCTAATTGACTGTGAAACTGGAGAGCTAAAGATGAGATTGaacgatgaagagataacattTAATGTGTAG